The sequence TGCTGGAGGGCTGCCGCATCGCGCTCGATCTGTTCGAGCACCGCACCGACTTCCGGTGGAGCTTCCTGTCCCCGCCCTGGCTCTACCGGCCGGGCCCCGGGCAGGGCTGCTACCACCTGGGCGTCGACTACATGCTCTTCGACCGGGGTGTGCCCGCCGGCATCGACCTCCCGGACCTGGCCCTCGCCCTCGCCGACGAAGCCGAGCGGCAGGCCCTCGTCCACAAGCACTGGACCGTCGCCGGACGCTGCGACTGCCGGGCCTGATCCCGGCCCGCGGCGCCCACCGACCCGCCGGCCTCGCCCCCTGCCGGGCGGGGCCGGCACCCGTTACCCGACAGGATCCGGAAGACCAGCTTCAGGAGAACCCGTTGCACAGCCCCATACTCGGTCCGGCCCCGGCGCCCCCGCCCGCCGACGACCAGCGCGTCCTGGGCACCGTGGCCGTCGTCGGCACCGGTCTGATCGGCACCTCCATCGCCCTCGCCCTCACGGGCCAGGGCGTCACCGTCCACCTCGACGACCATGACCCCGCCCATGCCCGAACGGCCGCCTCCCTCGGCGCCGGCGTCACCGAGACCGCGGACGGCCCGGTGGACCTCGCCGTCATCGCCGTACCGCCCGCGCACGTCGGCCGGACCCTGCGCGCCTTGCAGCGGCGGGGCGTCGCACGGGCTTACACGGACGTCGCCAGTGTGAAGGTCCAGCCCTGGCGGGACGTCGTCGCCCTCGGCTGTGACGCCGGGACCTATGTCGGCGGCCACCCCATGGCCGGTCGCGAGCGTTCCGGTCCTCTCGCCGCCCAGGCTGGGCTCTTCGACGGCCGCGCCTGGGTGCTCTCCCCCTCCCGGCGCACCGGTCCCTACGCCCTGCGGGCGGCGACGGAACTCGTCCACCGCTGCGGCGCGGTACCGGTGATGATGACGCCGGGCCTGCACGACAGCGCCGTGGCCCTCGTCTCCCACGCGCCCCATGTCGTCTCCGCGCTGATGGCCGCGCGCCTCCAGTACGCCACCGACGGCGAACTCCGCCTGGCCGGGCAGGGCCTGCGCGACGTCACCCGTATCGCGGGCGGGGACCCGGACCTGTGGGTGGAGATCCTCACCGCCAATTCCGCCGCCGTGGCCGACGTCCTCGAGGACCTCGCCCAGGATCTGGAAGGCGTCGCGAACGCGCTGCGCCGCTCCTCCCAGGCCGGACAGGATGTGCGGCGCGAGGGCGCGGAGCTGGTCCGGCACACTCTCCGGCGCGGGCAGACGGGCCACGGCCGCCTGCCCGGCAAGCACGGCGGCGCGCGGATCCCGTGCGAGGCCGTCCTGGTCCGCATCGGGGACGAACCCGGGGAGCTCGCCCGGCTGCTCGACGACACCCGCACGCTCGGGGTGAACATCGAGGACGTCACGATCCAGCACGACGCGGGCCGTTCGGGCACGGTCGAGCTGCTCGTCGCGGCCGGGGCGGCCGAGAAGCTCGCCTGCGAGCTGGGGCGGCAGGGCTGGCCGTGCGAGGTCGGCGAGGGCGCGTAGGAGGGGTGCGCCGGAGCGCCCGTGCCGATGCCGCACGGGCGCTCCGGGATCGTGAAGTCGCCGGCCGAGCTGTGCGGTCGGCCGGTCAGGACACCCGCCTCACGCGCTGTCGTCCCGCAGGGCCCGTCTGATGACCTTGCCGCTGCCGGTACGGGGGAGGTCCCCTCTGATCCGGACGCGGCGCGGGATCTTGAACGCGGCGACGCGGTCGCGCAGTTGGGACAGTACCTGCTCCTCGGTGACGGCGCCCGGGTGCTCCGGGACGACGTGCGCGACGCCGACCTCGCCCCACCGCTCGTCGGGTACGCCGACGACCGCGGACTCCTTCACCCCGTCCAGCGCGTCGATGGCGGCCTCGACCTCGGCCGGATGGATGTTCTCCCCACCGGAGATGATGACGTCCTTGGTCCGCCCCACGACCTCGACCCAGCCTTCCTCGCCGACCCGCACGATGTCCCCGGAGCGCAGCCAGCCGTCGGTGAACACCGCCGCGGTGTCGGCCGGGCGTCTCCAGTAGCCGGTGAAGACGTTCGGCCCGCGCACGAGCAGTTCCCCCGGGCCTTCGGGTACCGGACCGTCGAGGCGGATGTCGCTGAAGAAGTGCACGGGCCCGGCCGACAACGGGCGCTCGGCGGCACCGCGGGCGGTGGCGAGAGTGACCCCGGGCGCGGCTTCGGTCATGCCGTAGCCATGCAGCAGGGTCACCCCGCGCCGCTGCCAGGCGCGGGCCACGCGCGCGGAGGCGGGCGAGCCGCCGTAGATGACGTAGCGCAGGCCGGACAGGTCGGTGTGCGCGAAGTCCGGGTGCTCGCAGAGCATCTGGAGCATGGTCGGCACGGCGGAGAAGCAGGTGACGCGCCGCACGGCGATCGTCCTCAGGGTGGCGTCCGGGCGGAAGCGGTCCACGATCACGGTGCCGCCCTTGAACAGCGTGGGCAGACTCGCCTGACCGAGGCCGGTGGCGTGGAAGAGCGGGGCGACGCACAGGGCGACGTCGGTGGAGAGGACGTCGACGTGGGCGATCTGGTTGAGGGTGTTGAAGAGCAGGTTGCCGTGGGTGAGGACGGCCCCCTTGGGGAGGCCGGTGGTACCGGAGGTGTAGAGGACGACGGCC is a genomic window of Streptomyces griseochromogenes containing:
- a CDS encoding prephenate dehydrogenase codes for the protein MHSPILGPAPAPPPADDQRVLGTVAVVGTGLIGTSIALALTGQGVTVHLDDHDPAHARTAASLGAGVTETADGPVDLAVIAVPPAHVGRTLRALQRRGVARAYTDVASVKVQPWRDVVALGCDAGTYVGGHPMAGRERSGPLAAQAGLFDGRAWVLSPSRRTGPYALRAATELVHRCGAVPVMMTPGLHDSAVALVSHAPHVVSALMAARLQYATDGELRLAGQGLRDVTRIAGGDPDLWVEILTANSAAVADVLEDLAQDLEGVANALRRSSQAGQDVRREGAELVRHTLRRGQTGHGRLPGKHGGARIPCEAVLVRIGDEPGELARLLDDTRTLGVNIEDVTIQHDAGRSGTVELLVAAGAAEKLACELGRQGWPCEVGEGA
- a CDS encoding acyl-CoA synthetase codes for the protein MSDQGIGSWPHRRARIDPAGTALRQGERTLSYARLAERVDGLAGALAARGVRSGDRIAHLGWNSLGAFELFFAAGRLGALFVPLSPRLAPAEITHLMKDCAPAAVFHGPEHAQVAEETCGGAGLVAGPAEQEAMTGEVARPPRRTVGLDDPAVVLYTSGTTGLPKGAVLTHGNLLFNTLNQIAHVDVLSTDVALCVAPLFHATGLGQASLPTLFKGGTVIVDRFRPDATLRTIAVRRVTCFSAVPTMLQMLCEHPDFAHTDLSGLRYVIYGGSPASARVARAWQRRGVTLLHGYGMTEAAPGVTLATARGAAERPLSAGPVHFFSDIRLDGPVPEGPGELLVRGPNVFTGYWRRPADTAAVFTDGWLRSGDIVRVGEEGWVEVVGRTKDVIISGGENIHPAEVEAAIDALDGVKESAVVGVPDERWGEVGVAHVVPEHPGAVTEEQVLSQLRDRVAAFKIPRRVRIRGDLPRTGSGKVIRRALRDDSA